From the Girardinichthys multiradiatus isolate DD_20200921_A chromosome 22, DD_fGirMul_XY1, whole genome shotgun sequence genome, one window contains:
- the ncoa4 gene encoding nuclear receptor coactivator 4 isoform X3 codes for MSPTEAAMSSLKLCLQAQDQLENAIGGVLMAEQQLRENAREVRSELQSCVSRQQEALRCREVWLSGQIELLEQVKTEALQQQLHQLHRLRGQFDVIAYQLQNSNSSKDLNNQLTSCMEKLTSLSLTPEETPEMSFHADTRSLRQAITSFGSITAQSEEGVSSLSPTPQRAQVQSCPLVASEQKMEVKALGDWLLGSSAANSTPLIGYESSKDPEVWLLKQKENKISCPVLPSMDFLKAWGQVQDLEVWLLKDQNQVSRERTSSSCSSSFSIEKIDESEFNVSSEDELSDWLITPPTVAMEISDAERWRCEMKPFEESWSPSEWLASRPATDCSSCCQTSKALEIENLGQLKCLKTPPTSGPASPTSLEAWLQQVAPLRQTCKANETCSTYADCICDDNCGKEALSHWLLQQEGRDKNGVPVTKNAPPTTFHREQEQKVQAILEAWLQPSTSSCSGDLGGPEENLKRKCSSQAQNQSSSPFQHPLNPDFWLLPDKTQRSGGLACPAEEDNDKWLLKKRSQTQDRLVFPAVCELFSCMNVGGDKDKWLHRAAVQM; via the exons ATGTCACCAACAGAGGCAGCAATGAGCAGCCTGAAGCTGTGCCTGCAGGCGCAGGATCAGCTGGAGAACGCCATCGGCGGCGTTCTGATGGCAGAGCAGCAGCTGAGGGAGAACGCCAGAGAG GTGCGCTCAGAGCTGCAGAGCTGCGTTAGCCGGCAGCAGGAGGCGCTGCGCTGCAGGGAGGTGTGGCTGTCAGGACAGATCGAGCTGCTGGAGCAGGTGAAGACAGAGgcgctgcagcagcagctgcaccaGCTGCACCGG CTCAGAGGTCAGTTTGATGTGATCGCCTATCAGCTGCAAAACTCCAACAGCAGCAAAGACCTGAACAACCAGCTGACCAGCTGCATGGAGAA GTTGACCTCTCTGAGCCTCACTCCTGAGGAAACACCTGAGATGAGTTTCCACGCCGACACGCGCTCTCTGAGGCAGGCCATCACCTCGTTTGGCAGCATCACCGCCCAG TCAGAAGAGGGCGTGTCGTCTCTGAGCCCCACCCCTCAGAGAGCCCAGGTGCAGAGTTGTCCCCTTGTAGCCAGTGAACAG aagatggaggtaaaggCTCTTGGTGATTGGCTGCTGGGAAGCAGTGCGGCAAACAGCACCCCTCTGATTGGCTATGAGTCAAGCAAGGATCCTGAGGTTTGGCTGCTGAAACAGAAGGAGAACAAG ATTTCCTGTCCTGTTCTGCCCTCCATGGACTTCCTGAAGGCCTGGGGTCAGGTCCAGGACCTAGAGGTGTGGCTCCTGAAAGACCAGAACCAGGTGAGCAGGGAGAGgaccagcagcagctgcagctcttctttctccATTGAGAAGATCGACGAGTCCGAGTTTAACGTCTCCTCTGAGGACGAGCTGAGCGACTGGCTCATCACTCCGCCTACCGTCGCCATGGAGATTTCCGACGCCGAGCGTTGGCGCTGCGAGATGAAGCCCTTTGAGGAGAGCTGGTCACCTAGCGAGTGGCTGGCGAGTCGCCCGGCCACCGACTGCTCCTCCTGCTGTCAGACCAGCAAAGCTTTGGAGATCGAGAACCTGGGGCAACTCAAGTGCCTGAAGACTCCGCCCACATCTGGCCCCGCCTCTCCCACCAGCCTGGAGGCGTGGCTGCAGCAGGTGGCGCCACTTAGGCAGACTTGTAAGGCCAACGAGACTTGCTCCACCTACGCCGACTGCATCTGTGATGACAACTGTGGGAAGGAGGCGCTGAGCCACTGGCTGCTGCAGCAGGAGGGCCGGGACAAAAACGGTGTGCCTGTGACGAAGAATGCTCCGCCCACTACATTCCACAGAGAGCAGGAGCAGAAG GTTCAGGCCATCCTGGAGGCCTGGCTCCAACCCAGCACCTCCTCCTGTAGCGGAGACTTGGGTGGACCTGAGGAGAACCTGAAGAGGAAGTGCAGCTCCCAGGCCCAGAATCAGTCCTCATCTCCGTTCCAACATCCCCTAAACCCAGACTTCTGGTTGCTTCCTGACAAGACTCAGCGCTCAGGAGGACTGGCCTGTCCAGCCGAAGAGGACAACGACAAGTGGCTCCTGAAGAAAAGGAGTCAGACCCAG GACCGTCTGGTGTTTCCTGCCGTCTGTGAGCTGTTTTCCTGCATGAATGTTGGTGGAGACAAAGACAAGTGGCTGCACAGGGCTGCTGTCCAG ATGTGA
- the ncoa4 gene encoding nuclear receptor coactivator 4 isoform X4, whose amino-acid sequence MTSKSRLQSKAARMSPTEAAMSSLKLCLQAQDQLENAIGGVLMAEQQLRENAREVRSELQSCVSRQQEALRCREVWLSGQIELLEQVKTEALQQQLHQLHRLRGQFDVIAYQLQNSNSSKDLNNQLTSCMEKLTSLSLTPEETPEMSFHADTRSLRQAITSFGSITAQSEEGVSSLSPTPQRAQVQSCPLVASEQISCPVLPSMDFLKAWGQVQDLEVWLLKDQNQVSRERTSSSCSSSFSIEKIDESEFNVSSEDELSDWLITPPTVAMEISDAERWRCEMKPFEESWSPSEWLASRPATDCSSCCQTSKALEIENLGQLKCLKTPPTSGPASPTSLEAWLQQVAPLRQTCKANETCSTYADCICDDNCGKEALSHWLLQQEGRDKNGVPVTKNAPPTTFHREQEQKVQAILEAWLQPSTSSCSGDLGGPEENLKRKCSSQAQNQSSSPFQHPLNPDFWLLPDKTQRSGGLACPAEEDNDKWLLKKRSQTQDRLVFPAVCELFSCMNVGGDKDKWLHRAAVQM is encoded by the exons ATGACGTCCAAGTCCAGACTGCAGAGCAAAGCCGCGCG GATGTCACCAACAGAGGCAGCAATGAGCAGCCTGAAGCTGTGCCTGCAGGCGCAGGATCAGCTGGAGAACGCCATCGGCGGCGTTCTGATGGCAGAGCAGCAGCTGAGGGAGAACGCCAGAGAG GTGCGCTCAGAGCTGCAGAGCTGCGTTAGCCGGCAGCAGGAGGCGCTGCGCTGCAGGGAGGTGTGGCTGTCAGGACAGATCGAGCTGCTGGAGCAGGTGAAGACAGAGgcgctgcagcagcagctgcaccaGCTGCACCGG CTCAGAGGTCAGTTTGATGTGATCGCCTATCAGCTGCAAAACTCCAACAGCAGCAAAGACCTGAACAACCAGCTGACCAGCTGCATGGAGAA GTTGACCTCTCTGAGCCTCACTCCTGAGGAAACACCTGAGATGAGTTTCCACGCCGACACGCGCTCTCTGAGGCAGGCCATCACCTCGTTTGGCAGCATCACCGCCCAG TCAGAAGAGGGCGTGTCGTCTCTGAGCCCCACCCCTCAGAGAGCCCAGGTGCAGAGTTGTCCCCTTGTAGCCAGTGAACAG ATTTCCTGTCCTGTTCTGCCCTCCATGGACTTCCTGAAGGCCTGGGGTCAGGTCCAGGACCTAGAGGTGTGGCTCCTGAAAGACCAGAACCAGGTGAGCAGGGAGAGgaccagcagcagctgcagctcttctttctccATTGAGAAGATCGACGAGTCCGAGTTTAACGTCTCCTCTGAGGACGAGCTGAGCGACTGGCTCATCACTCCGCCTACCGTCGCCATGGAGATTTCCGACGCCGAGCGTTGGCGCTGCGAGATGAAGCCCTTTGAGGAGAGCTGGTCACCTAGCGAGTGGCTGGCGAGTCGCCCGGCCACCGACTGCTCCTCCTGCTGTCAGACCAGCAAAGCTTTGGAGATCGAGAACCTGGGGCAACTCAAGTGCCTGAAGACTCCGCCCACATCTGGCCCCGCCTCTCCCACCAGCCTGGAGGCGTGGCTGCAGCAGGTGGCGCCACTTAGGCAGACTTGTAAGGCCAACGAGACTTGCTCCACCTACGCCGACTGCATCTGTGATGACAACTGTGGGAAGGAGGCGCTGAGCCACTGGCTGCTGCAGCAGGAGGGCCGGGACAAAAACGGTGTGCCTGTGACGAAGAATGCTCCGCCCACTACATTCCACAGAGAGCAGGAGCAGAAG GTTCAGGCCATCCTGGAGGCCTGGCTCCAACCCAGCACCTCCTCCTGTAGCGGAGACTTGGGTGGACCTGAGGAGAACCTGAAGAGGAAGTGCAGCTCCCAGGCCCAGAATCAGTCCTCATCTCCGTTCCAACATCCCCTAAACCCAGACTTCTGGTTGCTTCCTGACAAGACTCAGCGCTCAGGAGGACTGGCCTGTCCAGCCGAAGAGGACAACGACAAGTGGCTCCTGAAGAAAAGGAGTCAGACCCAG GACCGTCTGGTGTTTCCTGCCGTCTGTGAGCTGTTTTCCTGCATGAATGTTGGTGGAGACAAAGACAAGTGGCTGCACAGGGCTGCTGTCCAG ATGTGA
- the ncoa4 gene encoding nuclear receptor coactivator 4 isoform X2 — translation MTSKSRLQSKAARMSPTEAAMSSLKLCLQAQDQLENAIGGVLMAEQQLRENAREVRSELQSCVSRQQEALRCREVWLSGQIELLEQVKTEALQQQLHQLHRLRGQFDVIAYQLQNSNSSKDLNNQLTSCMEKLTSLSLTPEETPEMSFHADTRSLRQAITSFGSITAQSEEGVSSLSPTPQRAQVQSCPLVASEQMEVKALGDWLLGSSAANSTPLIGYESSKDPEVWLLKQKENKISCPVLPSMDFLKAWGQVQDLEVWLLKDQNQVSRERTSSSCSSSFSIEKIDESEFNVSSEDELSDWLITPPTVAMEISDAERWRCEMKPFEESWSPSEWLASRPATDCSSCCQTSKALEIENLGQLKCLKTPPTSGPASPTSLEAWLQQVAPLRQTCKANETCSTYADCICDDNCGKEALSHWLLQQEGRDKNGVPVTKNAPPTTFHREQEQKVQAILEAWLQPSTSSCSGDLGGPEENLKRKCSSQAQNQSSSPFQHPLNPDFWLLPDKTQRSGGLACPAEEDNDKWLLKKRSQTQDRLVFPAVCELFSCMNVGGDKDKWLHRAAVQM, via the exons ATGACGTCCAAGTCCAGACTGCAGAGCAAAGCCGCGCG GATGTCACCAACAGAGGCAGCAATGAGCAGCCTGAAGCTGTGCCTGCAGGCGCAGGATCAGCTGGAGAACGCCATCGGCGGCGTTCTGATGGCAGAGCAGCAGCTGAGGGAGAACGCCAGAGAG GTGCGCTCAGAGCTGCAGAGCTGCGTTAGCCGGCAGCAGGAGGCGCTGCGCTGCAGGGAGGTGTGGCTGTCAGGACAGATCGAGCTGCTGGAGCAGGTGAAGACAGAGgcgctgcagcagcagctgcaccaGCTGCACCGG CTCAGAGGTCAGTTTGATGTGATCGCCTATCAGCTGCAAAACTCCAACAGCAGCAAAGACCTGAACAACCAGCTGACCAGCTGCATGGAGAA GTTGACCTCTCTGAGCCTCACTCCTGAGGAAACACCTGAGATGAGTTTCCACGCCGACACGCGCTCTCTGAGGCAGGCCATCACCTCGTTTGGCAGCATCACCGCCCAG TCAGAAGAGGGCGTGTCGTCTCTGAGCCCCACCCCTCAGAGAGCCCAGGTGCAGAGTTGTCCCCTTGTAGCCAGTGAACAG atggaggtaaaggCTCTTGGTGATTGGCTGCTGGGAAGCAGTGCGGCAAACAGCACCCCTCTGATTGGCTATGAGTCAAGCAAGGATCCTGAGGTTTGGCTGCTGAAACAGAAGGAGAACAAG ATTTCCTGTCCTGTTCTGCCCTCCATGGACTTCCTGAAGGCCTGGGGTCAGGTCCAGGACCTAGAGGTGTGGCTCCTGAAAGACCAGAACCAGGTGAGCAGGGAGAGgaccagcagcagctgcagctcttctttctccATTGAGAAGATCGACGAGTCCGAGTTTAACGTCTCCTCTGAGGACGAGCTGAGCGACTGGCTCATCACTCCGCCTACCGTCGCCATGGAGATTTCCGACGCCGAGCGTTGGCGCTGCGAGATGAAGCCCTTTGAGGAGAGCTGGTCACCTAGCGAGTGGCTGGCGAGTCGCCCGGCCACCGACTGCTCCTCCTGCTGTCAGACCAGCAAAGCTTTGGAGATCGAGAACCTGGGGCAACTCAAGTGCCTGAAGACTCCGCCCACATCTGGCCCCGCCTCTCCCACCAGCCTGGAGGCGTGGCTGCAGCAGGTGGCGCCACTTAGGCAGACTTGTAAGGCCAACGAGACTTGCTCCACCTACGCCGACTGCATCTGTGATGACAACTGTGGGAAGGAGGCGCTGAGCCACTGGCTGCTGCAGCAGGAGGGCCGGGACAAAAACGGTGTGCCTGTGACGAAGAATGCTCCGCCCACTACATTCCACAGAGAGCAGGAGCAGAAG GTTCAGGCCATCCTGGAGGCCTGGCTCCAACCCAGCACCTCCTCCTGTAGCGGAGACTTGGGTGGACCTGAGGAGAACCTGAAGAGGAAGTGCAGCTCCCAGGCCCAGAATCAGTCCTCATCTCCGTTCCAACATCCCCTAAACCCAGACTTCTGGTTGCTTCCTGACAAGACTCAGCGCTCAGGAGGACTGGCCTGTCCAGCCGAAGAGGACAACGACAAGTGGCTCCTGAAGAAAAGGAGTCAGACCCAG GACCGTCTGGTGTTTCCTGCCGTCTGTGAGCTGTTTTCCTGCATGAATGTTGGTGGAGACAAAGACAAGTGGCTGCACAGGGCTGCTGTCCAG ATGTGA
- the ncoa4 gene encoding nuclear receptor coactivator 4 isoform X1, producing MTSKSRLQSKAARMSPTEAAMSSLKLCLQAQDQLENAIGGVLMAEQQLRENAREVRSELQSCVSRQQEALRCREVWLSGQIELLEQVKTEALQQQLHQLHRLRGQFDVIAYQLQNSNSSKDLNNQLTSCMEKLTSLSLTPEETPEMSFHADTRSLRQAITSFGSITAQSEEGVSSLSPTPQRAQVQSCPLVASEQKMEVKALGDWLLGSSAANSTPLIGYESSKDPEVWLLKQKENKISCPVLPSMDFLKAWGQVQDLEVWLLKDQNQVSRERTSSSCSSSFSIEKIDESEFNVSSEDELSDWLITPPTVAMEISDAERWRCEMKPFEESWSPSEWLASRPATDCSSCCQTSKALEIENLGQLKCLKTPPTSGPASPTSLEAWLQQVAPLRQTCKANETCSTYADCICDDNCGKEALSHWLLQQEGRDKNGVPVTKNAPPTTFHREQEQKVQAILEAWLQPSTSSCSGDLGGPEENLKRKCSSQAQNQSSSPFQHPLNPDFWLLPDKTQRSGGLACPAEEDNDKWLLKKRSQTQDRLVFPAVCELFSCMNVGGDKDKWLHRAAVQM from the exons ATGACGTCCAAGTCCAGACTGCAGAGCAAAGCCGCGCG GATGTCACCAACAGAGGCAGCAATGAGCAGCCTGAAGCTGTGCCTGCAGGCGCAGGATCAGCTGGAGAACGCCATCGGCGGCGTTCTGATGGCAGAGCAGCAGCTGAGGGAGAACGCCAGAGAG GTGCGCTCAGAGCTGCAGAGCTGCGTTAGCCGGCAGCAGGAGGCGCTGCGCTGCAGGGAGGTGTGGCTGTCAGGACAGATCGAGCTGCTGGAGCAGGTGAAGACAGAGgcgctgcagcagcagctgcaccaGCTGCACCGG CTCAGAGGTCAGTTTGATGTGATCGCCTATCAGCTGCAAAACTCCAACAGCAGCAAAGACCTGAACAACCAGCTGACCAGCTGCATGGAGAA GTTGACCTCTCTGAGCCTCACTCCTGAGGAAACACCTGAGATGAGTTTCCACGCCGACACGCGCTCTCTGAGGCAGGCCATCACCTCGTTTGGCAGCATCACCGCCCAG TCAGAAGAGGGCGTGTCGTCTCTGAGCCCCACCCCTCAGAGAGCCCAGGTGCAGAGTTGTCCCCTTGTAGCCAGTGAACAG aagatggaggtaaaggCTCTTGGTGATTGGCTGCTGGGAAGCAGTGCGGCAAACAGCACCCCTCTGATTGGCTATGAGTCAAGCAAGGATCCTGAGGTTTGGCTGCTGAAACAGAAGGAGAACAAG ATTTCCTGTCCTGTTCTGCCCTCCATGGACTTCCTGAAGGCCTGGGGTCAGGTCCAGGACCTAGAGGTGTGGCTCCTGAAAGACCAGAACCAGGTGAGCAGGGAGAGgaccagcagcagctgcagctcttctttctccATTGAGAAGATCGACGAGTCCGAGTTTAACGTCTCCTCTGAGGACGAGCTGAGCGACTGGCTCATCACTCCGCCTACCGTCGCCATGGAGATTTCCGACGCCGAGCGTTGGCGCTGCGAGATGAAGCCCTTTGAGGAGAGCTGGTCACCTAGCGAGTGGCTGGCGAGTCGCCCGGCCACCGACTGCTCCTCCTGCTGTCAGACCAGCAAAGCTTTGGAGATCGAGAACCTGGGGCAACTCAAGTGCCTGAAGACTCCGCCCACATCTGGCCCCGCCTCTCCCACCAGCCTGGAGGCGTGGCTGCAGCAGGTGGCGCCACTTAGGCAGACTTGTAAGGCCAACGAGACTTGCTCCACCTACGCCGACTGCATCTGTGATGACAACTGTGGGAAGGAGGCGCTGAGCCACTGGCTGCTGCAGCAGGAGGGCCGGGACAAAAACGGTGTGCCTGTGACGAAGAATGCTCCGCCCACTACATTCCACAGAGAGCAGGAGCAGAAG GTTCAGGCCATCCTGGAGGCCTGGCTCCAACCCAGCACCTCCTCCTGTAGCGGAGACTTGGGTGGACCTGAGGAGAACCTGAAGAGGAAGTGCAGCTCCCAGGCCCAGAATCAGTCCTCATCTCCGTTCCAACATCCCCTAAACCCAGACTTCTGGTTGCTTCCTGACAAGACTCAGCGCTCAGGAGGACTGGCCTGTCCAGCCGAAGAGGACAACGACAAGTGGCTCCTGAAGAAAAGGAGTCAGACCCAG GACCGTCTGGTGTTTCCTGCCGTCTGTGAGCTGTTTTCCTGCATGAATGTTGGTGGAGACAAAGACAAGTGGCTGCACAGGGCTGCTGTCCAG ATGTGA
- the yipf3 gene encoding protein YIPF3, with translation MSAGSGSRNTEPWGGFDENLIQSVQDGGSAVIDMENMDDTSGSSFEDVGEMHQRMKEEQEVAEEAAAAEDDGTDEGEFLGMKGLKGQLGRQVADEVWQAGKRQASKAFNLYANIDILRPYFDVEPSQVRSRLMESMIPVRMITFPQKVAGELYGPLMLVFTLVAILLHGMKTSGTVIREGTLMGTAIGTCFGYWLGVSSFVFFLAYLVNAQITLLQMLSLLGYGLFGHCVVLLVTYNIHFHFLFYGLWLLIGGLSTLRMVAVLLSRIVGQTPRLLLCGTLSLLHMSFLLYLHFSYHQIVEGLLDSLEGPNLAPMERVARDVHEVMLNMSTRSPGALLKAH, from the exons ATGTCTGCGGGATCCGGGAGCAGAAATACGGAACCGTGGGGAGGGTTCGACGAAAACCTCATCCAG TCTGTGCAGGACGGCGGCTCGGCCGTCATCGACATGGAGAACATGGATGACACGTCTGGCTCCAGCTTCGAAGACGTTGGCGAGATGCACCAGAGGATGAAGGAGGAGCAAGAGGTGGCCGAGGAAGCGGCAGCCGCAGAGGACGACGGCACTGATGAGGGAGAGTTTCTGGGGATGAAGGGGTTAAAAGGTCAACTGGGTCGACAGGTGGCTGACGAG GTGTGGCAGGCAGGGAAGCGTCAGGCATCCAAAGCCTTCAACCTTTACGCCAACATCGACATCTTAAGGCCATACTTTGATGTGGAGCCATCGCAGGTGCGCAGCAG GCTAATGGAGTCCATGATACCTGTCCGCATGATCACCTTCCCCCAG AAGGTGGCAGGTGAGCTTTACGGCCCGCTGATGCTTGTCTTCACCCTGGTGGCCATTCTGCTGCACGGCATGAAGACCTCCGGGACCGTCATT AGGGAGGGTACCCTGATGGGAACGGCCATCGGAACGTGTTTCGGTTACTGGCTCGGCGTCTCCTCCTTCGTCTTCTTCTTGGCTTATCTGGTCAATGCTCAGATCACCTTGTTGCAGATGCTCTCCCTGCTG GGTTACGGTCTGTTTGGTCACTGCGTGGTCCTCCTGGTCACCTACAACATCCACTTCCACTTCCTGTTCTATGGCCTGTGGCTGCTGATTGGAGGATTGTCTACACTGCGCATG GTGGCGGTTCTGCTGTCCCGGATTGTGGGTCAGACTCCCCGCCTGCTGCTGTGTGGGACGTTGTCGCTGCTGCACATGAGCTTCCTGCTGTACCTGCATTTCAGCTACCACCAGATTGTAGAAG GTCTGCTAGACTCTCTGGAAGGACCCAACCTGGCTCCAATGGAGAGGGTGGCCCGAGACGTGCATGAAGTGATGCTCAACATGTCCACGAGGAGCCCAGGGGCCCTGTTGAAGGCCCACTGA
- the dnph1 gene encoding 2'-deoxynucleoside 5'-phosphate N-hydrolase 1 gives MKIYFCGSIRGGRSDLQLYQRIVHELHKYGSVLTEHVGSAELSDTGEEGTTGGDRDIHDRDVDWLQQSDVVVAEVTQPSLGVGYELGRAVDMKKKKMLCLFRPSSGRTLSAMIRGAADRERFLVRDYIEDELEKILEEFFCSLK, from the exons ATGAAGATCTACTTCTGCGGCAGTATCCGCGGCGGCAGATCGGACCTGCAGCTCTACCAGAGGATCGTGCACGAGCTGCACAAATACGGGAGCGTGCTTACCGAGCACGTGGGCAGCGCCGAGCTCAGCGACACAG GAGAGGAGGGGACAACTGGGGGCGACAGAGACATCCATGACCGGGACGTGGACTGGCTGCAGCAGTCTGATG TGGTGGTTGCCGAGGTGACACAGCCGTCTTTAGGCGTTGGCTACGAGTTGGGCCGAGCTGTggacatgaaaaagaaaaagatgctgTGTCTGTTCCGACCGTCGTCAGGACGCA CGCTGTCGGCCATGATCCGAGGAGCGGCGGACAGAGAGCGCTTCCTGGTCCGGGATTACATTGAAGATGAGctggaaaagattctggaagaattcttctgcagcctgaaGTGA